In Pseudomonadota bacterium, the genomic stretch CGAGGCGGCCGCGGACCCCGATGTCGTCGAACAGGCGCGTGCGATGCGGCGCGAGAACAACGCACAGCACCTCCTGTTCGGCATAGATCGATTGGACTACACGAAGGGAATCCCGCGGCGCCTGATGGCGATCGAGCGGCTCCTCGAGATGCGGCCGGAGCTCGTCGGAAAGATTCGCTTCGTCCAGGTCGCCGTGCCTTCCCGAGAGGACATCGCCGGTTACGACACGTTCGTCGGCAAGGTCCACCAGATGGTAGGCCGGATCAACGGCATCTACTCGACTCCCGTGTCGGCGCCGGTCCATTTCATCCACAAGGGGTTCTCGCAGCGCGAGCTCGTCGCCATGTACCTCGCGGCGGACGTGATGGTCGTCACGCCGCTCCGCGATGGGATGAACCTCGTCGCCAAGGAGTTCGTCGCCTCGCGCGTGGACGAGGACGGCGTCCTCGTGCTCAGCGAGCTCGCCGGCGCGGCCGCGGAGATGGGCGAGGCGGTGATCGTGAATCCCTACGACATCGACGCCGTCGCCCGGGCGCTGGCCGACGCGCTCGAGATGCCTCGCGTCAACCGGCAGAAGCGGATGCGCGCGCTGCGCGAGAGGGTGATCCGCTTCGACGTGCACAGGTGGGCGACTTCGTTCATCGCGTCCTTGAACGAGGTGACATCGGAGGGCGGACGAGATTCCATGGCTCCCCAACCTCCTGATGCCGACGACCGCATTCTGGAGGCCCTAGGCCCCGCGCACGGGCTCGTCGTGGTTCTCGATTACGATGGAACGCTCGTGCCGTTCGGCAGCCGACCGGAGCTCGCCGAACCGGACAGGGAGCTGCTCGATCTGCTCTACGATCTCTGCGAGCGCGCGGACCTCTCCGTCCACATCGTCAGCGGGCGCAAGAGGGAGACGCTCGCCGAGTGGTTCGACGACTCGGACATCGGGCTCCATTCTGGCGGATGGAAACGCAATCTCGAGGTGGACGCGAGTTGGAAAGGGCGCGTGCGCCCCATCCTGGAGCGGGCCACGGACCGGCTCTCCGGCTCCTTCATCGAGGAGAAGAGCGCCTCGCTCGCGTGGCATTTCCGACTCTGCGACACCGAGCATGCGGCTTGGCAATCCCGCGAGCTCCAGCTGCACCTCACGCAGGCGCTCAGCAACGTCCCGGTCTCCATCCTCTTGGGCGA encodes the following:
- a CDS encoding bifunctional alpha,alpha-trehalose-phosphate synthase (UDP-forming)/trehalose-phosphatase, which translates into the protein MGRLVTVSNRLPVTFRSDAEGGFTLVQSTGGLATGLSGPHGDMGGLWIGWPGDLDGLPAPQRVALDDALAAMRTVPVSLTAEEVEGFYAGFSNGVLWPLFHYLLERLPYHSRDWDAYRHVNEKYADAVCASYARGDVVWVHDYHLMLVPALVRARIPNARIGFFLHIPFPAADVFRIVPWRNELLRGLLGADLIGFHTSAYAHNFAASLVSLIGIVPDIDRVRLGDRTLRYGVFPMGIDARFFSEAAADPDVVEQARAMRRENNAQHLLFGIDRLDYTKGIPRRLMAIERLLEMRPELVGKIRFVQVAVPSREDIAGYDTFVGKVHQMVGRINGIYSTPVSAPVHFIHKGFSQRELVAMYLAADVMVVTPLRDGMNLVAKEFVASRVDEDGVLVLSELAGAAAEMGEAVIVNPYDIDAVARALADALEMPRVNRQKRMRALRERVIRFDVHRWATSFIASLNEVTSEGGRDSMAPQPPDADDRILEALGPAHGLVVVLDYDGTLVPFGSRPELAEPDRELLDLLYDLCERADLSVHIVSGRKRETLAEWFDDSDIGLHSGGWKRNLEVDASWKGRVRPILERATDRLSGSFIEEKSASLAWHFRLCDTEHAAWQSRELQLHLTQALSNVPVSILLGDKVIEIQPHGVDKGRVVRTLRQEHPSAAFLALGDDETDESMFEALPDDGIAVHVGPKSSRAPYRLPDHKAARALLRRLLT